One Cohnella candidum genomic region harbors:
- a CDS encoding sugar phosphate isomerase/epimerase family protein, which yields MKLGVFIVLFGQQSFEQALDTAKAAGCQSVEIGTGAYPGTAHVNAKAILDDDAAIRRIREAVDSRGLTISALSTHGNPLHPNKEQAQAHHEDFVATVLLAEKLGVDTVITFSGLPGESENSKYPSWVTCPWPPDFLTVLEWQWNEVAIPYWKEQSAFCRQHGVKVAIESHPGFLVYNTETALRLRREAGDNIGVNFDPSHLFWQGMDPIECVKALGDSIYHVHAKDTKIDARNTALNGVLDTKHYGDILNRSFVFRTVGYGHDDEFWKNLVSTLRLVGYDGTISIEHEDGIMSVNEGFTKAAGFLNGLILKESAGEMWWA from the coding sequence GTGAAGCTTGGAGTATTCATCGTTCTATTCGGACAGCAATCGTTCGAACAAGCATTGGACACCGCGAAAGCGGCCGGCTGCCAATCGGTCGAGATCGGCACGGGCGCTTATCCGGGAACGGCCCACGTCAATGCGAAGGCCATTCTGGATGACGACGCCGCCATCCGCCGCATCCGCGAGGCCGTCGATTCCCGCGGGCTTACCATCAGCGCGCTCAGCACGCACGGCAACCCGCTGCATCCGAACAAGGAGCAAGCGCAGGCACATCATGAAGACTTCGTCGCGACCGTTCTCCTGGCGGAGAAACTCGGCGTGGATACGGTCATTACATTCTCCGGTTTGCCCGGCGAATCCGAAAACTCCAAGTACCCGTCCTGGGTAACCTGCCCTTGGCCGCCGGATTTCCTGACCGTGCTCGAATGGCAATGGAACGAAGTCGCCATTCCGTATTGGAAGGAACAGTCGGCCTTCTGCCGCCAGCACGGCGTTAAAGTCGCGATCGAATCCCACCCGGGCTTCCTCGTTTACAATACCGAGACGGCGCTTCGCCTTCGCCGCGAGGCCGGCGACAACATCGGCGTCAATTTCGACCCTTCCCACCTGTTCTGGCAGGGCATGGACCCGATCGAATGCGTCAAGGCCCTCGGAGATTCGATTTACCACGTGCATGCGAAAGACACGAAGATCGATGCCCGCAACACGGCGCTTAACGGCGTTCTCGATACGAAACACTACGGCGATATCCTGAACCGTTCCTTCGTGTTCCGCACGGTTGGATACGGCCATGACGACGAGTTCTGGAAGAACCTCGTCAGCACGCTTCGCCTGGTCGGCTATGACGGCACGATCAGCATCGAACACGAAGACGGCATCATGAGCGTGAACGAAGGGTTCACGAAAGCGGCCGGCTTCCTGAACGGCCTCATCCTGAAAGAATCGGCGGGTGAAATGTGGTGGGCGTAA
- the yfbR gene encoding 5'-deoxynucleotidase, which produces MAHHFLAYLYRLKNIGRWSLMRNTTTENVAEHSYHVALLTHLLGTVARDVFHQNVDPDRAASYALFHDATEVFTGDIPTPVKHHNSRILANFREIESLAADRLLGTVPDALREAYRPFVTGTGADPELVKYVKAADVLDAYLKCLSETSGGNREFETARRQSEEKLRALGMPEVDWVLERLAPAFEKTIDELSEDEKAES; this is translated from the coding sequence TTGGCGCACCATTTTCTCGCCTATCTCTATCGATTGAAAAACATCGGCCGCTGGAGCCTGATGAGAAATACGACGACCGAAAACGTCGCCGAGCATTCCTATCACGTGGCGCTGCTCACCCATCTGCTGGGGACGGTCGCGAGAGACGTTTTCCATCAAAACGTGGACCCGGACCGTGCAGCCTCATACGCTTTGTTCCATGATGCGACCGAGGTGTTCACCGGCGATATCCCCACTCCCGTCAAACATCATAATTCCCGCATCCTGGCCAATTTCCGGGAGATTGAGTCGCTCGCGGCAGACCGGCTGCTGGGCACGGTGCCCGACGCACTGCGCGAAGCTTATAGGCCGTTCGTGACCGGAACGGGCGCGGACCCGGAGCTCGTAAAATACGTGAAAGCGGCCGACGTGCTGGACGCCTACCTCAAATGCTTGAGCGAAACGTCGGGAGGTAACCGCGAATTCGAAACCGCCCGTCGCCAAAGCGAAGAGAAGCTGCGGGCGCTCGGCATGCCCGAGGTCGACTGGGTGCTGGAGAGGCTGGCCCCCGCCTTCGAGAAGACGATCGACGAGCTGTCGGAGGACGAGAAAGCGGAGAGTTGA
- a CDS encoding Gfo/Idh/MocA family protein, with protein MNVGMVGYKFMGKAHSHAYKDVGMFFDMDADVVMKAICGRDEQGVKEAADKFGWEGYETDWRKLVERDDIDFIDINAPSDAHKEIALAAIANGKHVFCEKPLALNLADGREMLEAAEKAGVKHAVCFNYRFLPAVQLAKKLIDEGKLGDIHHYRATYLQDWLVDPNAPLAWRLKKEVAGSGAHGDLNAHCIDLARFLIGEFDRVIGHNRTFVKERPIPASTSGLSGTGTSEKGEVTVDDATGFLADFKNGAMGSFIATRFATGRKNGNTFEIHGSKGTIRWDLERLNELEVYFRDDEPNEAGFRRILVTESTHKYAGNWWPTGHIIGYEHGFVHIVYEFVQHIAAGTPFAPTFLDGVRCQEVLEAVDLSIERGTWVNISEV; from the coding sequence ATGAACGTCGGCATGGTCGGCTATAAATTCATGGGCAAAGCCCACAGCCATGCCTATAAAGACGTCGGCATGTTCTTCGACATGGACGCGGACGTGGTCATGAAGGCCATCTGCGGACGCGATGAGCAAGGCGTCAAAGAAGCGGCCGACAAATTCGGCTGGGAAGGCTACGAAACGGACTGGCGGAAGCTGGTCGAGCGCGACGATATCGACTTCATCGACATCAACGCGCCGAGCGACGCGCACAAAGAAATCGCACTGGCTGCCATCGCGAACGGCAAGCACGTGTTCTGCGAAAAGCCGCTCGCGCTCAACCTGGCGGACGGCCGCGAGATGCTGGAGGCCGCGGAGAAGGCAGGCGTCAAGCACGCGGTCTGCTTCAATTACCGGTTCCTGCCCGCCGTTCAGCTGGCCAAGAAGCTGATCGACGAAGGCAAGCTGGGCGACATCCACCATTACCGCGCGACCTACCTGCAGGATTGGCTGGTCGATCCGAATGCGCCGCTGGCTTGGCGTTTGAAGAAGGAAGTAGCCGGTTCCGGCGCACACGGCGACCTGAACGCCCACTGCATCGACCTGGCGCGTTTCCTGATCGGCGAATTCGACCGCGTCATCGGCCATAACCGCACGTTCGTCAAGGAACGCCCGATCCCGGCTTCCACTTCGGGACTCAGCGGCACCGGCACGTCCGAGAAGGGCGAGGTCACGGTAGACGACGCAACGGGCTTCCTGGCGGATTTCAAAAACGGCGCCATGGGATCGTTCATCGCGACCCGTTTCGCCACCGGACGCAAAAACGGCAACACGTTCGAAATCCACGGCAGCAAAGGCACCATCCGCTGGGATCTGGAACGGTTGAACGAGCTCGAAGTTTACTTCCGCGATGACGAACCGAACGAAGCCGGTTTCCGCCGGATTCTCGTCACCGAAAGCACGCATAAATACGCGGGCAATTGGTGGCCGACGGGCCACATTATCGGCTACGAGCACGGTTTCGTGCACATCGTATACGAATTCGTGCAGCACATCGCGGCCGGTACGCCGTTCGCTCCGACCTTCCTGGACGGCGTGCGCTGCCAAGAGGTGCTCGAAGCGGTCGATCTTTCGATCGAGCGCGGAACTTGGGTGAACATCAGCGAAGTTTAA
- a CDS encoding response regulator transcription factor, with amino-acid sequence MSDKVLIIEDEPTLARLVTYNLSQEGYETEVVGNGAEGLHRAIHDSYAVIFLDLMLPGMNGFEVLQKLRQHGVKTPVIILTARNAEEEVVQGLRLGADDYITKPFGVAELLARTSAVLRRSRNEEGKPVVPSGGEKVIALGDLQIFPEKYEVFLNGEWISLRPKEFEVLLYLAERPGIVITRDDLMNVVWGFDYVGGQRTVDVHVSSLRKKLELNQQSVQIESIRGVGYKLIVNRKASAPGR; translated from the coding sequence ATGTCGGACAAGGTGCTGATCATCGAAGACGAACCCACGCTCGCCCGCCTCGTGACGTATAACCTATCCCAGGAAGGTTACGAAACGGAAGTCGTCGGCAACGGGGCGGAAGGGCTGCACCGCGCGATCCATGACAGCTATGCCGTCATTTTCCTGGATTTGATGCTGCCCGGAATGAATGGCTTCGAGGTTTTGCAGAAGCTCAGGCAGCATGGCGTGAAAACGCCCGTTATCATTCTTACGGCACGGAACGCCGAAGAGGAAGTCGTGCAAGGTTTGCGGCTGGGGGCCGACGATTACATCACGAAGCCGTTCGGGGTCGCCGAGCTGCTGGCCCGCACGTCCGCAGTGCTTCGCCGATCCCGCAATGAAGAGGGTAAACCCGTGGTCCCTTCGGGGGGAGAGAAAGTCATCGCCCTCGGCGACCTGCAGATCTTTCCCGAAAAGTATGAGGTTTTCCTGAACGGGGAGTGGATCTCGCTCCGTCCGAAGGAGTTCGAGGTTCTGCTTTATTTGGCGGAAAGGCCGGGGATCGTCATTACGCGCGACGACCTCATGAACGTCGTCTGGGGATTCGATTACGTCGGCGGGCAGCGGACGGTAGACGTCCACGTCAGCTCGCTTCGGAAGAAGCTGGAGCTGAACCAGCAGTCGGTGCAAATCGAATCGATCCGCGGCGTCGGCTACAAGCTGATCGTCAATCGCAAGGCAAGCGCACCGGGACGCTGA
- a CDS encoding fumarate hydratase yields MSTFEQSVYKLIVETSTNLPADVRRAVAAAKEAEDQATRAGLSLATIAQNIEMAECNVSPICQDTGMPTFIVHTPVGANQIVMKREIREAVARATKDGKLRTNSVDSLTGSNTGDNLGPGTPVIHFEQWERDEIEVKLILKGGGCENKNIQYSLPTELEGLGKAGRDLDGIRKCILHAVYQAQGQGCSAGFIGVGIGGDRTTGYELAKHQLFRPVDDVNPIPELQQLEEYVMDKANQLGIGTMGFGGNVTLLGCKIGVNNRLPASFFVSVAYNCWAFRRQGVILDGSTHEIKEWAYEGGSAVPMNAFAKKEEAAPEKRREVVLRAPLSEEDVRQLRVGDVVILNGEMHTGRDALHKHLMDHDSPVDLNGGVIYHCGPVMLKDEEGWHVKAAGPTTSAREEPYQGEIIRKFGIRAVIGKGGMGQKTLAALKEHGAVYLNAVGGAAQYYAECIKNVNGVDFMEFGIPEAMWHLQVEGFAAIVTMDAHGNSLHADVEQDSKAKLAQFKDPVFA; encoded by the coding sequence ATGTCCACTTTTGAACAAAGCGTCTACAAATTGATCGTCGAAACGTCCACGAACCTGCCGGCCGACGTCCGCCGTGCCGTCGCAGCCGCGAAAGAGGCGGAGGATCAAGCGACCCGCGCGGGCTTGTCCCTCGCCACGATCGCTCAAAATATCGAGATGGCGGAGTGCAACGTTTCCCCTATCTGCCAGGATACGGGCATGCCTACTTTCATCGTTCATACTCCGGTAGGGGCGAACCAAATCGTCATGAAACGCGAGATCCGCGAAGCCGTCGCGCGCGCCACGAAAGACGGCAAGCTCCGCACCAACTCCGTAGATTCGCTGACGGGCTCCAACACGGGCGACAACTTGGGCCCGGGCACGCCGGTCATCCATTTTGAGCAGTGGGAGCGCGACGAAATCGAAGTGAAGCTGATCCTCAAAGGGGGAGGCTGCGAGAACAAAAACATCCAATACAGCCTGCCGACCGAGCTCGAAGGGTTGGGCAAAGCCGGCCGCGACCTGGACGGCATCCGCAAATGCATTCTCCATGCCGTTTACCAGGCACAAGGCCAAGGCTGCAGCGCCGGATTCATCGGCGTCGGCATCGGCGGCGACCGCACGACGGGTTACGAGCTCGCGAAGCACCAACTGTTCCGTCCGGTCGATGACGTCAACCCGATTCCGGAGCTTCAGCAGCTGGAAGAATATGTGATGGACAAGGCCAACCAGCTCGGCATCGGTACGATGGGCTTCGGCGGCAACGTCACGCTGCTGGGCTGCAAAATCGGCGTCAACAACCGGCTGCCGGCGAGTTTCTTCGTCTCGGTCGCCTACAACTGCTGGGCGTTCCGGCGCCAAGGCGTTATCCTCGACGGCTCGACGCACGAAATCAAAGAATGGGCGTACGAAGGCGGTTCCGCCGTCCCGATGAACGCTTTCGCGAAGAAGGAAGAAGCGGCCCCGGAAAAACGCCGGGAAGTCGTGCTGCGCGCACCCCTGTCGGAAGAGGACGTCCGTCAGCTCCGCGTCGGAGACGTCGTCATCCTGAACGGAGAGATGCACACCGGCCGCGATGCGCTGCATAAGCATTTGATGGACCACGATTCCCCGGTCGACCTGAACGGCGGCGTCATCTACCACTGCGGCCCCGTCATGCTGAAGGACGAGGAAGGCTGGCACGTCAAAGCGGCAGGTCCGACGACGAGCGCCCGCGAGGAGCCCTACCAAGGTGAAATCATCCGCAAATTCGGCATTCGCGCCGTCATCGGCAAAGGCGGCATGGGCCAGAAAACGCTGGCGGCTTTGAAGGAGCATGGAGCCGTGTACTTGAATGCGGTCGGCGGCGCGGCGCAGTACTACGCGGAATGCATCAAGAATGTGAACGGCGTCGATTTCATGGAGTTCGGGATTCCGGAAGCGATGTGGCACCTGCAGGTCGAAGGTTTTGCGGCCATCGTGACGATGGATGCTCACGGGAACAGCCTGCACGCCGACGTCGAACAGGATTCCAAGGCGAAGCTCGCGCAGTTCAAGGATCCGGTTTTCGCCTAA
- a CDS encoding MDR family MFS transporter, translating to MQRLQRLIHQYDGGIWIRVIGSALSTVTGFMIRPFLVLYLYEKLDGSVLLPMLVVGLSPLCGMVVSWFGGGISDRMGRKPVMVVSLLLQMLCMIGYALSSEVWQYAAVSIVTGAGSALFMPAANAQMTDMVPAQRRAEVFALMHTGFNVGAAVGPLLGLLMFRWNPSVVFVIAACTFLINASLVLFKLPETAPLLLARRKGEAKASPAAAGIKRHGGLRMLFTSERTLLLVTLLTMPIAFLYSLAETALPIHLGTHFAHPKNIFPAMMTFNGTMVIALQIWIARKTEAFRSYAVVGASYAFFAVVALGYGYSTTLVALFAAEFVFTIGEMINGPHMQKEISLMAAEEKRGYYFAVFGASRLLGQGLGPILGGLTLAWTNGEVLFTLLAVLLAAAGFAQFRVMRRVEQTRLGADAGSSSGLSV from the coding sequence ATGCAACGTCTACAACGCTTAATCCATCAATATGACGGAGGGATCTGGATCCGCGTGATCGGGTCGGCTTTGTCCACCGTCACCGGTTTCATGATCCGACCGTTTCTCGTTCTCTATCTGTACGAAAAATTGGACGGGTCCGTGCTGCTCCCGATGCTCGTCGTCGGATTGTCGCCGTTGTGCGGCATGGTCGTCAGCTGGTTCGGGGGCGGCATCAGCGACCGGATGGGACGCAAGCCCGTCATGGTCGTCTCGCTCCTGCTGCAAATGCTGTGCATGATCGGTTACGCGTTATCATCAGAAGTTTGGCAATATGCCGCCGTCTCGATCGTGACTGGTGCGGGCTCCGCGTTGTTCATGCCCGCGGCCAACGCTCAGATGACCGACATGGTGCCGGCGCAGCGCCGGGCGGAAGTGTTCGCCCTGATGCATACCGGGTTTAACGTCGGGGCTGCCGTCGGGCCGCTGCTCGGCTTGCTGATGTTCCGCTGGAACCCCTCGGTCGTGTTCGTGATCGCGGCTTGCACATTCCTGATCAACGCGTCCCTCGTCTTGTTCAAACTGCCGGAGACGGCTCCTCTCCTGCTGGCTCGGCGGAAGGGAGAGGCGAAGGCGAGCCCGGCTGCGGCTGGCATTAAACGCCACGGCGGCCTTCGGATGCTGTTTACGAGCGAGCGTACGCTGCTGCTCGTGACGCTGCTGACGATGCCGATCGCCTTCCTGTATTCCTTGGCGGAGACGGCGCTGCCCATCCATTTGGGCACCCATTTCGCCCATCCGAAAAATATATTTCCGGCGATGATGACGTTTAACGGCACGATGGTGATCGCCTTGCAAATCTGGATCGCCCGCAAAACCGAAGCGTTCCGCTCGTACGCCGTCGTGGGCGCCTCGTATGCCTTTTTCGCCGTCGTCGCTTTGGGATACGGCTATTCCACGACGCTCGTCGCGCTGTTCGCCGCCGAGTTCGTTTTCACCATCGGAGAGATGATCAACGGGCCGCATATGCAGAAGGAAATCTCGCTGATGGCGGCCGAAGAGAAACGCGGCTACTATTTCGCGGTATTCGGAGCCAGCCGGCTGCTCGGTCAAGGGCTCGGACCGATCCTGGGCGGCTTGACGCTGGCCTGGACGAACGGCGAAGTGCTGTTCACGCTTCTCGCCGTCCTTCTCGCCGCGGCGGGATTCGCGCAGTTCCGCGTCATGAGAAGGGTAGAACAGACGCGTCTCGGTGCCGATGCGGGATCGTCGTCGGGCTTGAGCGTTTAA
- a CDS encoding Gfo/Idh/MocA family protein, protein MLSTVNIGMIGCGGIAMGKHLPSLAKIPEARIVAFFDVAYDRANEAKAKYGTPDARIYDNVHALLNDPDVQVVHVCTPNDTHAEISIAALEAGKHVLCEKPMAKTAADAQRMLETAERTGKKLSIAYQNRFRRDSLWMNEAARADMFGEIYLAKAHAIRRRAVPTWGVFLDVEKQGGGPLIDIGTHALDLALWMMNNYEPRTVLGTTYRKLAERGSLANEWGPWDPDKFTVEDSAFAMITMKNGATVWLESSWALNTLEVDEAKVTLHGTKAGADMKGGLRVNGEEHGRLYTKEIQLGSVWDNSVPNDSPEKEARAWIDAILFDREPVVTAKQGLVVQQILEAVYESARKGEAVSFT, encoded by the coding sequence ATTTTGTCGACCGTAAACATTGGAATGATCGGCTGCGGCGGAATCGCCATGGGGAAACATCTCCCGTCGCTTGCCAAAATCCCGGAAGCCCGCATCGTCGCGTTCTTTGACGTAGCCTACGACCGTGCGAACGAGGCGAAAGCCAAATACGGCACGCCGGACGCGAGAATTTACGACAACGTACACGCGCTGCTGAACGATCCGGACGTTCAAGTCGTCCACGTCTGCACGCCGAACGACACGCACGCCGAAATCTCCATCGCCGCCCTCGAGGCCGGCAAACACGTCCTGTGCGAGAAGCCGATGGCCAAGACGGCCGCGGACGCCCAGCGCATGCTGGAGACGGCCGAGCGCACCGGCAAAAAGCTCAGCATTGCCTATCAGAACCGTTTCCGCCGCGACTCTCTGTGGATGAACGAAGCGGCCCGCGCGGACATGTTCGGAGAAATCTATTTGGCGAAAGCCCATGCGATCCGCCGCCGCGCCGTGCCGACTTGGGGCGTTTTCCTCGACGTGGAGAAGCAGGGCGGAGGCCCGCTGATCGATATCGGCACGCACGCGCTGGACCTCGCGCTGTGGATGATGAACAACTATGAGCCCCGCACGGTGCTTGGAACGACCTACCGCAAGCTTGCCGAACGCGGCAGCTTGGCAAACGAGTGGGGTCCGTGGGATCCGGACAAATTCACCGTGGAAGACTCCGCGTTCGCCATGATCACGATGAAGAACGGCGCCACCGTCTGGCTGGAATCCAGCTGGGCGCTGAACACGCTGGAAGTCGACGAAGCGAAGGTTACGCTGCACGGCACCAAAGCCGGCGCCGACATGAAAGGCGGACTCCGCGTCAACGGCGAAGAGCACGGCCGCTTGTACACGAAGGAAATCCAGCTCGGCTCCGTGTGGGACAACTCGGTTCCCAACGACTCCCCGGAGAAGGAAGCCCGCGCATGGATCGACGCGATCCTGTTTGACCGCGAACCGGTCGTCACGGCGAAACAAGGCCTGGTCGTGCAGCAGATTCTCGAAGCGGTCTATGAATCCGCGCGCAAAGGCGAGGCCGTCAGCTTCACGTAA
- a CDS encoding helix-turn-helix domain-containing protein: MDYDAWMEYHRKSAKGERLRRLTEQAFHAERTFATKIWQPALGSFEFLYPEYEIRDYRDGIRFLDFAYIGRGLKICIEIDGFGPHWRDISRRDFGAQLMRQNHLVIDGWMVLRFSYDDIAERPRQCQQILQQLIGKWADADKKVKLSPMETALMRLASGSAGMLTPAMASAELGLHRTTVVRHLQSLVEKGLVAPVDPLSKRVARYRVVEEKIPYGGW, translated from the coding sequence ATGGATTATGATGCCTGGATGGAGTATCACCGCAAATCAGCGAAAGGCGAAAGGCTTCGCAGGCTAACGGAACAGGCTTTTCACGCCGAGAGAACGTTCGCGACGAAGATTTGGCAGCCCGCGCTGGGCAGCTTTGAGTTTCTTTACCCAGAGTACGAAATCAGGGATTACCGCGACGGGATCCGGTTCTTGGACTTTGCTTATATCGGGAGAGGATTGAAAATCTGCATCGAGATCGACGGCTTCGGCCCGCACTGGCGCGACATCAGCCGAAGGGATTTTGGAGCTCAATTGATGCGCCAAAACCATCTGGTGATCGACGGGTGGATGGTACTGCGGTTCTCATACGACGATATCGCGGAAAGGCCGCGGCAATGCCAGCAAATCCTTCAACAGCTGATCGGCAAATGGGCAGACGCGGATAAGAAGGTAAAGTTATCGCCAATGGAGACCGCATTAATGCGTTTAGCTTCGGGCTCAGCCGGAATGCTGACGCCGGCGATGGCTTCTGCGGAGTTGGGTTTGCATCGCACGACGGTTGTACGGCACCTTCAATCGCTGGTGGAGAAGGGGCTCGTGGCACCGGTTGATCCTTTATCGAAGAGAGTTGCACGATACCGGGTCGTTGAAGAGAAAATTCCTTACGGCGGGTGGTAG
- the pnpS gene encoding two-component system histidine kinase PnpS produces the protein MNKFRVKLSLLFMLLIGLSVLAAGLLSGHTYRQNHQDALRANMVRELKVINATTPWPDESDPEAAKALFHERAKDFKDIAEMRVTYVLPDGTVAGDSDHDEATMDNHSQRAEIVQARQKGFGSSIRESDTLHEKMMYVAMAVKKDGQLQGFIRLAMSLSEVSSGLHDMWLALFFSLFLLFALAAIVSYRVALSVTRPLEKMTSAAQRMANMDYAIRVPAGGRDEIGALAKALNLMADNLQEQLKLIRENGERLQDVLDNMTSGVIMVSSDGRVTLYNRQAETLLGSTTRDRVGRPYTEIKQHFELTSLIREGLDGREPQYRRELHVYYPEERLLEISLVPMTQSTDGLPGLLLVLQDVTAIRRLENMRSEFVANVSHELKTPVAAVKGFAETLLSGAMDDRETARSFLTIIHEESDRLNRLIGDILELSKIESRRSPLQYSPVDFGAYLARLSEMLTPEAAKKRISLDLQAEEGLFFEADEDRLGQIMLNLLQNGINYTPEGGRVKVWAETFFPEEGEEQVRITVTDTGIGIPKKDIPRIFERFYRVDKARSRSSGGTGLGLSIVKHLVELHHGSIRVESSVGVGTSFIIELPLLQP, from the coding sequence ATGAATAAATTCAGAGTGAAGCTGTCCCTGCTGTTCATGCTGCTGATCGGGCTTTCCGTTCTGGCGGCGGGGCTGCTGTCCGGTCATACTTACCGGCAGAACCATCAGGACGCCCTTCGCGCCAATATGGTGCGGGAATTGAAGGTCATCAACGCCACGACCCCTTGGCCGGACGAGAGTGATCCCGAAGCGGCGAAAGCCCTGTTCCACGAACGAGCGAAGGATTTTAAAGACATTGCCGAAATGCGGGTCACTTACGTGCTGCCGGACGGAACGGTGGCCGGGGATTCCGACCATGACGAAGCGACGATGGACAACCATTCGCAGCGGGCGGAGATCGTACAAGCGCGCCAGAAAGGCTTCGGAAGCAGCATCCGCGAAAGCGACACCCTTCACGAGAAAATGATGTACGTCGCGATGGCCGTCAAGAAAGACGGCCAGCTTCAGGGATTCATCCGGCTGGCGATGAGCTTGAGCGAAGTCAGCAGCGGATTGCACGACATGTGGCTGGCGTTATTCTTCAGCTTGTTCCTGCTGTTCGCGCTTGCGGCGATCGTCAGCTACCGTGTGGCCCTTAGCGTGACGCGTCCGCTCGAGAAAATGACTTCCGCGGCGCAGCGCATGGCGAACATGGATTACGCGATCCGCGTTCCAGCAGGCGGGCGGGATGAGATCGGTGCCCTGGCCAAGGCGCTGAACCTCATGGCGGACAACCTGCAGGAGCAGCTCAAGCTCATCCGGGAGAACGGGGAACGCCTGCAGGACGTGCTCGATAACATGACGAGCGGAGTCATCATGGTCTCGAGCGACGGCCGCGTCACGCTGTACAACCGACAAGCGGAGACGCTGCTTGGCAGTACGACGCGCGATCGGGTGGGGCGCCCTTATACCGAAATCAAGCAGCATTTCGAATTGACTTCACTGATCCGCGAAGGCTTGGACGGCCGGGAACCGCAATATCGCCGCGAGCTTCACGTTTACTATCCGGAAGAGCGACTGCTCGAAATCAGCCTCGTTCCGATGACCCAAAGCACCGACGGGCTCCCCGGACTGCTGCTCGTCCTTCAGGACGTGACGGCGATCCGGCGGCTCGAGAACATGAGAAGCGAGTTCGTGGCCAACGTGTCCCATGAATTGAAGACGCCGGTGGCGGCGGTCAAAGGGTTCGCCGAAACGCTGCTCTCGGGAGCCATGGACGACCGGGAAACCGCGAGGTCGTTCCTGACGATCATCCATGAAGAAAGCGACCGGCTGAACCGGTTGATCGGGGACATTCTCGAGTTGTCCAAAATCGAATCGAGGCGCTCTCCGCTGCAGTATTCGCCCGTCGATTTCGGGGCGTATCTGGCGAGACTGAGCGAGATGCTGACGCCGGAAGCGGCCAAGAAACGGATTTCGCTGGATTTGCAAGCGGAGGAAGGCTTGTTCTTCGAAGCCGATGAGGACCGATTGGGGCAGATCATGCTGAACCTGTTGCAGAACGGGATCAACTATACGCCCGAAGGCGGCCGCGTCAAAGTGTGGGCGGAAACGTTTTTCCCCGAAGAGGGCGAGGAACAAGTGCGGATCACCGTTACGGACACCGGCATCGGAATCCCCAAGAAGGACATCCCCCGCATTTTCGAACGGTTTTACCGGGTCGATAAAGCGCGTTCGAGAAGCTCGGGAGGAACCGGTCTCGGGCTGTCCATCGTCAAACACTTGGTCGAGCTGCATCACGGCAGTATCCGCGTGGAAAGCTCGGTCGGCGTCGGAACGAGCTTCATCATCGAGCTTCCGCTTCTCCAGCCTTAA
- a CDS encoding helix-turn-helix domain-containing protein — MQPVKEEIEYENPLLSLRIWQSIRNDKMTYNWHYHPECELLLVQSGRLDIDVDGETYPMGAGDVVILGSLQLHSDRSHGEPLDYIVLQFDLQSFFDQSTIPYLQYFNETKVPLSAMNYIFRENPDARDEAADCIRQIHEEAQRKDIGYELAVNMLIKKLLLILIRNDERGLLAGQDRVERIRLKPVLDFVESRIDDRIPVEEACRLANMSYYYFVKFFKKVMGMSFTEYVNFRKIKRAEQLLLTRDLSVSEVGDQIGMANMAHFYKMFKRFNGFSPKEFQRKMLAWGRS, encoded by the coding sequence TTGCAGCCCGTCAAGGAAGAAATCGAATACGAAAATCCGTTGCTTTCGCTGAGAATATGGCAGTCCATTCGAAACGACAAGATGACGTATAACTGGCATTACCATCCGGAATGCGAGCTCCTGCTCGTGCAAAGCGGCAGGCTCGACATCGACGTGGACGGCGAGACTTACCCGATGGGCGCGGGAGACGTGGTGATCCTCGGCAGTCTGCAGCTGCACAGCGACCGGAGCCACGGGGAACCTCTCGACTATATCGTGCTCCAGTTCGATCTGCAGAGCTTCTTTGACCAAAGTACGATTCCCTACTTGCAATATTTTAATGAGACTAAAGTGCCGCTCAGTGCCATGAACTACATTTTCCGGGAAAATCCCGATGCGAGGGACGAGGCGGCCGATTGCATCCGCCAGATCCACGAGGAAGCCCAGCGCAAGGACATCGGATACGAGCTCGCCGTCAACATGCTGATCAAAAAGCTGCTGCTCATCCTCATCCGCAACGACGAGCGCGGCCTGCTCGCCGGTCAAGACCGCGTGGAGCGGATCCGGCTCAAACCCGTGCTCGATTTCGTGGAGTCGCGGATCGACGACCGCATTCCGGTGGAGGAAGCCTGCCGGCTCGCCAACATGAGCTATTATTATTTCGTGAAATTTTTCAAGAAAGTGATGGGCATGTCGTTCACGGAGTACGTCAACTTCCGCAAAATCAAACGCGCCGAGCAGCTGCTCCTCACCCGCGATCTGAGCGTTAGCGAGGTGGGCGACCAGATCGGGATGGCCAACATGGCCCATTTCTACAAAATGTTCAAACGCTTCAACGGCTTCTCGCCCAAAGAGTTCCAACGCAAAATGCTCGCCTGGGGGCGGAGTTGA